GCTTACCAAATGCTTACACTTGCAATATTTTGCTCCATAGTCTTTGGAAGATGGGGAGAATATCTGAAGCAGAAGAGTTGCTGCGGAAGATGAATGAAAAAGGTTATGGACTAGATACTGTCACCTGCAACATTATCATTGATGGACTCTGTGACAGCGGGGAATTAGATAAAGCGATTGAGATAGTTAAGGGAATGCGGGTGCATGGAAGTGCTGCTCTTGGTAACCTAGGCAACTCATATATTGGACTGGTCGATGATAGCTTGATCGAGAACAATTGTTTGCCTGACCTGATCACGTATTCAACTTTACTTAATGGTTTGTGCAAAGCAGGAAGGTTCGGTGAAGCAAAAAACTTGTTTGCTGAGATGATAGGAGAGAAACTGCAACCGGACTCTGTCGCATACAACATTTTCATCCATCATTTCTGCAAACAGGGGAAAATATCATCTGCATTTCGCGTTCTTAAAGACATGGAGAAGAAAGGTTGTCATAAGAGCCTGGAGACTTATAACTCTCTGATCCTGGGCTTAGGCATAAAAAATCAGATATTTGAAATTCATGGACTGATGGATGAGATGAAAGAAAAGGGCATTTCACCTAATATCTGCACCTACAATACTGCAATCAAGTATCTCTGTGAGGGAGGAAAAGTTGAAGATGCAACTAACCTTTTAGATGAAATGATGCAAAAGAACGTAGCCCCAAATGTGTTTTCCttcaaatatttaattgaaGCGTTCTGTAAGGTCCCTGATTTTGACATGGCCCATGAAGTCTTTGAGACTGCTGTAAGCATCTGTGGACAAAAGGAAGTCCTTTACAGCTTGATGTTTAATGAGTTGCTAGCTGCAGGGCAACTCTTAAAGTCTACAGAATTGCTTGAAGCTGTTTTAGATAGAGGTTTTGAGTTGGggaattttctttataaagatCTTATTGAGACCTTATGTAAGAAGGATGAACTAGAAGTAGCTAGTGGAATTTTGCATAANCACAGACTTATACGTTTAATCTGTTGATCCGTGCTTTGTGTGATTCAAGTTGTGTGGATGCTGCTCGTGAgttgttcgacgaaatgcctgagAAAGGTTGTAACCCAAATGAGTTTACTTTTGGGATTTTGGTTCGTGGGTATTGTAAAGCTGGTTTGCCTGATAGAGGACTAGAGTTGTTGAATTCGATGGGAAGTTTTGGGGTTTTGCCTAATAAAGTTGTGTATAATACCATCGTTTCTAGCTTCTGTAGGGAAGGTAGGAACGATGATTCCGAAAAGCTGGTGGAGAAGATGCGAGAGGAAGGTTTGGTTCCTGATATTGTAACGTTCAACTCGAGGATATCAGCGCTGTGTAAAGAAGGAAAGGTTTTGGATGCGTCTAGAATTTTCAGTGATATGGAGCTTGATGAGTATCTTGGTCTTCCTCGTCCCAATAGTATAACATATAACTTGATGCTGAAAGGATTTTGTAAGGTAGGGTTGCTGGAGGATGCCAAGACCCTCTTTGAGTCGATTAGAGAGAATGATGATCTCACTAGTTTGCAGAGTTACAATATTTGGCTGCAGGGTTTGGTCAGGCATGGGAAGTTTATAGAGGCTGAAACTGTCCTAAAGCAAATGGTTGATAAGGGAATAGGGCCAAGTATTTTCTCTTACAATATCTTGATAGATGGATTGTGCAAATTGGGCATGCTATCCGATGCAAAAACTGTAGTTGGTGTGATGAAAAGAAATGGTGTTTCCCCAGATGCTGTAACATATGGCTGCCTTCTTCATGGTTATTGCAGTGTTGGGAAAGTCGACGCAGCTAAAAGCTTGTTGCAGGAGATGATGAGGAATAATTGCTTACCAAATGCTTACACTTGCAATATTTTGCTCCATAAACTTTGGAAGATGGGGAGAATATCTGAAGCAGAAGAGTTGCTGCGAAAGATGAATGAAAAAGGTTATGGACTAGATACTGTCACCTGCAACATTATCATTGATGGACTCTGTGACAGCGGGGAATTAGATAAAGCTGTTGAGATAGTTAAGGGATTGCGGGTGCATGGAAGTGCTGCTCTTGGTAACCTAGGCAACTCATATATTGGACTGGTGGATGATAGCTTGATCGAGAACAATTGTTTGCCTGACCTGATCACGTATTCAACTTTACTTAATGGTTTGTGCAAAGCAGGGAGGTTCGGTGAAGCAAAAAACTTGTTTGCTGAGATGATAGGAGAGAAACTGCAACCGGACTCTGTCGCATACAACATTTTCATCCATCATTTCTGCAAACAGGGGAAAATATCATCTGCATTTCGCGTTCTTAAAGACATGGAGAAGAAAGGTTGTCATAAGAGCCTGGAGACTTATAACTCTCTGATCCTGGGCTTAGGCATAAAAAATCAGATATTTGAAATTCATGGACTGATGGATGAGATGAAAGAAAAGGGCATTTCACCTAATATCTGCACCTACAATACTGCAATCAAGTATCTCTGTGAGGGAGGAAAAGTTGAAGATGCAACTAACCTTTTAGATGAAATGATGCAAAAGAACGTAGCCCCAAATGTGTTTTCCttcaaatatttaattgaaGCGTTCTGTAAGGTCCCTGATTTTGACATGGCCCATGAAGTCTTTGAGACTGCTGTAAGCATCTGTGGACAAAAGGAAGTCCTTTACAGCTTGATGTTTAATGAGTTGCTAGCTGCAGGGCAACTCTTAAAGTCTACAGAATTGCTTGAAGCTGTTTTAGATAGAGGTTTTGAGTTGGggaattttctttataaagatCTTATTGAGACCTTATGTAAGAAGGATGAACTAGAAGTAGCTAGTGGAATTTTGCATAAGATGATAGACAAAGGATATGGGTTTGACCCTGCAGCATTGATGCCTGTGATAGATGGGTTAGGTAAGATGGGAAACAAGAAAGAAGCAGATAATTTTGCTGAGAAGATGATGGAAATGGCTTCAGTTAGTGAAGTAGCAAACAAAGTCGATCCAAATGCATGGGATTTACACCAGAAAAAGCATAATACGCATGATGGAAACAACTGGCAGAATATATTACACAGGTATGGATGACACTTTCTCCTTCTGGTTTGCCATCTTTTATTGTTTCTCCTGTTATAGGCGTCATTTCATTAGGTATCATAAGATGCTTCTACTGgaaatttcatagttttttgcttttttccttTGAAGTTCTGGTTCTTTTAAGGAAGAAAAAGGTTCCCAGATTTGGAGTAAACATTCGTATATATTATTAGGCAGTAGACTCATTGGTTTCCAGTGAGTTCACATTCAGAGACTCGTTTCAAATGTCTTTCCGGAAACCTAATGAATTTGTTCTCTATCAATTGATATATTGCAGAGATGACGGTAGTGGCATTGCACTAAAATCTCTGTCAAGGGTTAAAAAAGGTTGGGGTCAAGGCGATATATCAAGCTTTCAGCCTCAGAGAGTTGACTACCTAGACTACTGGGAGGATGATGGTTAAAAGGATATTGTATgactctgttttctttcttatggTAAAGTTCAGCTGGCGGTCAAGCACGTTTTTTAGGTGCAGCTCATTAAGGATGACAGGGTTCGGTTATCGGGTACGGTTAATTTGACCAGGCCTGTGTAATGCGGGTCATAATGTAATTATCAgtaattagtaaaatattttagtccGGATATTAAATGGGCTTTTTAGTGTATCCGTCAAAAAAATTACTCCAAATTAACCGTTCGGTTTGGAAATTTCCACGATTTGCGTCAAATAGTGCACCAACTTCCACTCTGtggtttcttctctttgtttcttgaagAACAACTAGTCAGGTTAATTTCATACCAAACCACAAGCTGGAAATTGTGCCAGTTGAAGATGCCAAGGAGTTTGCAAATTTCATACCAAACCACAAGCTGGAAATTGTGCAAGGAGCTAATCATGGTTACACCAAAACCAAACATCAGAGGCAACTGGTTTCAACAGTTGTGGTCTTTATTAAGACTGTGATTCTTGAAGAACAACTAGTCAGGTTATCTTTGGAATTGCTCATCATCATGATGTTacagcttttttcttttttcagtcaacatttatttactttttcttgtcTTCCATCTGAATAATTATTGTATGAGCAGAATACAACATTGGTTTTAATCTTCATACAACAATTCTTTGATTTACAATCTTCTGCCTTATGATATAAAACATCTACTAATCTTCTAATTTAGAAGGTTTTACACTTAGAAACTAGGTCACAtgagtgtatatatacatatagaagCGGAGTCAGAGATAATATATGTTGGTGCAGGATTCAGCACCCcgacataccgaactaaaccagaagtattaattgattgtttaaccgggaatccggttaGGGGATCAATTAGGTCATTAGGAGTTAATTCGGACGAAGTCTaatcttggagaagaaggaaccgaCATTCACTTCGACGCGGCGGCCGACTCAAGGAATGAGGCAGTTTTCCATATATCACTTCGTCCgctaaggaaagttaatatatttagagatctacgaatatgtataaataaggggagacttctccattgtagaTCATCCAGAATCCAATATAATAATTGAGTACTCTTTTCGTTCTTtgcaataaaccctaattctttcGAGttcttctcttttactcttaatttcaaggtttagatctattttctagagaAATAACcatattgaatttgtttccctccttaaacaaattcattgtggaaacctagtttctacaattggcgccgtctgtggggacgcaAATCGTCTCTAGAAAAGTTACTCTCTAGGAAACTCTCCTTAAAAAGCCTTGCAATAATGTCTTCCATCGTGAACGAAGTTCCCGAAACAAACCGCACGCCCGATCTCACGGGCATCACGCCTTCTAAAGATGACATCGCGNNNNNNNNNNNNNNNNNNNNNNNNNNNNNNNNNNNNNNNNNNNNNNNNNNNNNNNNNNNNNNNNNNNNNNNNNNNNNNNNNNNNNNNNNNNNNNNNNNNNNNNNNNNNNNNNNNNNNNNNNNNNNNNNNNNNNNNNNNNNNNNNNNNNNNNNNNNNNNNNNNNNNNNNNNNNNNNNNNNNNNNNNNNNNNNNNNNNNNNNNNNNNNNNNNNNNNNNNNCCTGAGAACAAACCTGGGATTTATTTGTATAATGTGTTGTTTGAAAGTTGTATAAAGGAAAGACGTGTGGAGTTCGTTTCGTGGTTGTATAAAGATATGGTTTTGTGTGGGGTTGCTCCACAGACTTATACGTTTAATCTGTTGATCCGTGCTTTGTGTGATTCAAGTTGTGTGGATGCTGCTCGTGAgttgttcgacgaaatgcctgagAAAGGTTGTAACCCAAATGAGTTTACTTTTGGGATTTTGGTTCGTGGGTATTGTAAAGCTGGTTTGCCTGATAGAGGACTAGAGTTGTTGAATTCGATGGGAAGTTTTGGGGTTTTGCCTAATAAAGTTGTGTATAATACCATCGTTTCTAGCTTCTGTAGGGAAGGTAGGAACGATGATTCCGAAAAGCTGGTGGAGAAGATGCGAGAGGAAGGTTTGGTTCCTGATATTGTAACGTTCAACTCGAGGATATCAGCGCTGTGTAAAGAAGGAAAGGTTTTGGATGCGTCTAGAATTTTCAGTGATATGGAGCTTGATGAGTATCTTGGTCTTCCTCGTCCCAATAGTATAACATATAACTTGATGCTGAAAGGATTCTGCAAGGTAGGGTTGCTGGAGGATGCCAAGACCCTCTTTGAGTCGATTAGAGAGAATGATGATCTCACTAGTTTGCAGAGTTACAATATTTGGCTGCAGGGTTTGGTCAGACATGGGAAGTTTATAGAGGCTGAAAGAGTCCTAAAGCAAATGATTGATAAGGGAATAGGGCCAAGTATTTTCTCTTACAATATTTTGATGGATGGATTGTGCAAATTAGGCATGCTATCCGATGCAAATACGGTAGTTGGAGTGATGAAAAGAAATGGTGTTTCCCCGGATGCTGTAACATATGGCTGCCTTCTACATGGTTATTGCAGTGTTGGGAAAGTCGACGCAGCTAAAAGCTTGTTGCAGGAGATGATGAGGAATAGTTGCTTACCAAATGCTTACACTTGCAATATTTTGCTCCATAGTCTTTGGAAGATGGGGAGAATATCTGAAGCAGAAGAGTTGCTGCGGAAGATGAATGAAAAAGGTTATGGACTAGATACTGTCACCTGCAACATTATCATTGATGGACTCTGTGACAGCGGGGAATTAGATAAAGCTGTTGAGATAGTTAAGGGATTGCGGGTGCATGGAAGTGCTGCTCTTGGTAACCTAGGCAACTCATATATTGGACTGGTCGATGATAGCTTGATCGAGAACAATTGTTTGCCTGACCTGATCACGTATTCAACTTTACTTAATGGTTTGTGCAAAGCAGGAAGGTTCGGTGAAGCAAAAAACTTGTTTGCTGAGATGATGGGAGAGAAACTGCAACCGGACTCTGTCGCATACAACATTTTCATCCATCATTTCTCCAAACAGGGGAAAATATCATCTGCATTTCGCGTTCTTAAAGACATGGAGAAGAAAGGTTGTCATAAGAGCCTGGAGACTTATAACTCTCTGATCCTGGGCTTAGGCATAAAAAATCAGATATTTGAAATTCATGGACTGATGGATGAGATGAAAGAAAAGGGCATTTCACCTAATATCTGCACCTACAATACTGCAATCAAGTATCTCTGTGANCCcgacataccgaactaaaccagaagtattaattgattgtttaaccgggaatccggttaGGGGATCAATTAGGTCATTAGGAGTTAATTCGGACGAAGTCTaatcttggagaagaaggaaccgaCATTCACTTCGACGCGGCGGCCGACTCAAGGAATGAGGCAGTTTTCCATATATCACTTCGTCCgctaaggaaagttaatatatttagagatctacgaatatgtataaataaggggagacttctccattgtagaTCATCCAGAATCCAATATAATAATTGAGTACTCTTTTCGTTCTTtgcaataaaccctaattctttcGAGttcttctcttttactcttaatttcaaggtttagatctattttctagagaAATAACcatattgaatttgtttccctccttaaacaaattcattgtggaaacctagtttctacaattggcgccgtctgtggggacgcaAATCGTCTCTAGAAAAGTTACTCTCTAGGAAACTCTCCTTAAAAAGCCTTGCAATAATGTCTTCCATCGTGAACGAAGTCCCCGAAACAAACCGCACGCCCGATCTCACGGGCATCACGCCTTCTAAAGATGACATCGCGACACTAGGTGGCGCATCGACTAGGCCTGTCACTGCCGTGTACTCCCGTCATCGCGTGAACACAACGGCAAACCTGGTCGGAACCTCCACCGAACTCCCAGTCGGGGTCAGATCCGAAGGGGAAACCAGCCAGGGTGCAGGACGAACTCCCGAAGAGCTAGTCAACCTCGACACGGAGCCTTCTAATGAACAAACCCATAACGAGGCGGATGCTCGCACAACGGAGCAGCAAATCGGCGCACAGAACGGGAACCTCCCCGTTCATACCACGCCAGCGGTCCAGAATCCGCAGGTCGTTTCCATGGAGGACTTCAGAATCTTGTTTGGCACCATGACGAAagagatctaccagatgatctccgacACCAACCGCAGAGTTGACGCCGTTGTAATCCAAACAACCCCGTCACAAATCTCTGCCGGACAATCGCCAGCACTCAATTTGGGTGGCCTCACTCGTCGTCTCGACTTTTCGGATGCACAATTCGAGCAGAGGAATCCTCCCCCTCAAACAACGTCGAGCATTCGACCGACGAATCCAAATTTACGGATACACGATAGCTCGACCGCCCCGGTCACCCGCCTTGCGAACTCTGGACCTTGCTTCGAACTCGAAGAAATCAAATCACAGATTAGCGGCATGAACACGCTCCTCCATCGAGCTATCAGCACGGCCCCCGAGATCGATAGGATCGTCGAAGTAACTCGGCAGTCACCATTCACTCAACGGATAGCACGGGCTGCCATACCGAACGTCAAGTTGAAGCTTCCGATCTACCAAGGAGACAAAGATCCGGTCCAGTTCATGACATCCTTCATGGCAACCATGTCAAAGGCACGATTCACCGACGAACAGAGAGATGCCGGTTGCTGTCAGCTATTCGTAGATAGCCTTTCCGGCCCTGCCTTGGTATGGTTCACAAGGCTCGAGCCGAACTCGATTGACAACTTCGATGACTTATCTAAGGCCTTCCTCAAGAACTACCGAATCCTCATCGAACGAGGCGTGACGAGTTCAGATCTATGGGAGATGGCCCAGGAACGGGGAGAACCCATCGCCAACTACTTGAACAGGTTCAAGGAAAAGCTGACAAAGGTCAACGTCCCGGAGGATGCGGCAATGGCAGCCTTCAGAAAGGGCCTGATCCCTGGATCACCATTACGAAAGGACCTCAACATCCGGGAACCCAAGGACCTCGATGACGCGCTGCATCGAGCCTCCAGATTCGCACTggacgaggaggaggaagccCGAATAGCCGCAAAAACCCAGGACGAACAACCATCGCATCCCCCTAAGGTTAAAAACCGGGTCGAACACCACGAGCCNNNNNNNNNNNNNNNNNNNNNNNNNNNNNNNNNNNNNNNNNNNNNNNNNNNNNNNNNNNNNNNNNNNNNNNNNNNNNNNNNNNNNNNNNNNNNNNNNNNNNNNNNNNNNNNNNNNNNNNNNNNNNNNNNNNNNNNNNNNNNNNNNNNNNNNNNNNNNNNNNNNNNNNNNNNNNNNNNNNNNNNNNNNNNNNNNNNNNNNNNNNNNNNNNNNNNNNNNNNNNNNNNNNNNNNNNNNNNNNNNNNNNNNNNNNNNNNNNNNNNNNNNNNNNNNNNNNNNNNNNNNNNNNNNNNNNNNNNNNNNNNNNNNNNNNNNNNNNNNNNNNNNNNNNNNNNNNNNNNNNNNNNNNNNNNNNNNNNNNNNNNNNNNNNNNNNNNNNNNNNNNNNNNNNNNNNNNNNNNNNNNNNNNNNNNNNNNNNNNNNNNNNNNNNNNNNNNNNNNNNNNNNNNNNNNNNNNNNNNNNNNNNNNNNNNNNNNNNNNNNNNNNNNNNNNNNNNNNNNNNNNNNNNNNNNNNNNNNNNNNNNNNNNNNNNNNNNNNNNNNNNNNNNNNNNNNNNNNNNNNNNNNNNNNNNNNNNNNNNNNNNNNNNNNNNNNNNNNNNNNNNNNNNNNNNNNNNNNNNNNNNNNNNNNNNNNNNNNNNNNNNNNNNNNNNNNNNNNNNNNNNNNNNNNNNNNNNNNNNNNNNNNNNNNNNNNNNNNNNNNNNNNNNNNNNNNNNNNNNNNNNNNNNNNNNNNNNNNNNNNNNNNNNNNNNNNNNNNNNNNNNNNNNNNNNNNNNNNNNNNNNNNNNNNNNNNNNNNNNNNNNNNNNNNNNNNNNNNNNNNNNNNNNNNNNNNNNNNNNNNNNNNNNNNNNNNNNNNNNNNNNNNNNNNNNNNNNNNNNNNNNNNNNNNNNNNNNNNNNNNNNNNNNNNNNNNNNNNNNNNNNNNNNNNNNNNNNNNNNNNNNNNNNNNNNNNNNNNNNNNNNNNNNNNNNNNNNNNNNNNNNNNNNNNNNNNNNNNNNNNNNNNNNNNNNNNNNNNNNNNNNNNNNNNNNNNNNNNNNNNNNNNNNNNNNNNNNNNNNNNNNNNNNNNNNNNNNNNNNNNNNNNNNNNNNNNNNNNNNNNNNNNNNNNNNNNNNNNNNNNNNNNNNNNNNNNNNNNNNNNNNNNNNNNNNNNNNNNNNNNNNNNNNNNNNNNNNNNNNNNNNNNNNNNNNNNNNNNNNNNNNNNNNNNNNNNNNNNNNNNNNNNNNNNNNNNNNNNNNNNNNNNNNNNNNNNNNNNNNNNNNNNNNNNNNNNNNNNNNNNNNNNNNNNNNNNNNNNNNNNNNNNNNNNNNNNNNNNNNNNNNNNNNNNNNNNNNNNNNNNNNNNNNNNNNNNNNNNNNNNNNNNNNNNNNNNNNNNNNNNNNNNNNNNNNNNNNNNNNNNNNNNNNNNNNNNNNNNNNNNNNNNNNNNNNNNNNNNNNNNNNNNNNNNNNNNNNNNNNNNNNNNNNNNNNNNNNNNNNNNNNNNNNNNNNNNNNNNNNNNNNNNNNNNNNNNNNNNNNNNNNNNNNNNNNNNNNNNNNNNNNNNNNNNNNNNNNN
The Camelina sativa cultivar DH55 chromosome 15, Cs, whole genome shotgun sequence DNA segment above includes these coding regions:
- the LOC104747519 gene encoding pentatricopeptide repeat-containing protein At2g17140-like, whose amino-acid sequence is MEQSGTLVKALLKNTNNPRLAWSIFKRVSSSPSDESHVISLAAAPTIARILVRAQMHKEIEDLHNLILSSSSFQKTKLSSSLLSVVSIFAKSSYIDKAFPQFQLVRSRFPENKPGIYLYNVLFESCIKERRVEFVSWLYKDMVLCGVAPQTYTFNLLIRALCDSSCVDAARELFDEMPEKGCNPNEFTFGILVRGYCKAGLPDRGLELLNSMGSFGVLPNKVVYNTIVSSFCREGRNDDSEKLVEKMREEGLVPDIVTFNSRISALCKEGKVLDASRIFSDMELDEYLGLPRPNSITYNLMLKGFCKVGLLEDAKTLFESIRENDDLTSLQSYNIWLQGLVRHGKFIEAERVLKQMIDKGIGPSIFSYNILMDGLCKLGMLSDANTVVGVMKRNGVSPDAVTYGCLLHGYCSVGKVDAAKSLLQEMMRNSCLPNAYTCNILLHSLWKMGRISEAEELLRKMNEKGYGLDTVTCNIIIDGLCDSGELDKAIEIVKGMRVHGSAALGNLGNSYIGLVDDSLIENNCLPDLITYSTLLNGLCKAGRFGEAKNLFAEMIGEKLQPDSVAYNIFIHHFCKQGKISSAFRVLKDMEKKGCHKSLETYNSLILGLGIKNQIFEIHGLMDEMKEKGISPNICTYNTAIKYLCEGGKVEDATNLLDEMMQKNVAPNVFSFKYLIEAFCKVPDFDMAHEVFETAVSICGQKEVLYSLMFNELLAAGQLLKSTELLEATYTFNLLIRALCDSSCVDAARELFDEMPEKGCNPNEFTFGILVRGYCKAGLPDRGLELLNSMGSFGVLPNKVVYNTIVSSFCREGRNDDSEKLVEKMREEGLVPDIVTFNSRISALCKEGKVLDASRIFSDMELDEYLGLPRPNSITYNLMLKGFCKVGLLEDAKTLFESIRENDDLTSLQSYNIWLQGLVRHGKFIEAETVLKQMVDKGIGPSIFSYNILIDGLCKLGMLSDAKTVVGVMKRNGVSPDAVTYGCLLHGYCSVGKVDAAKSLLQEMMRNNCLPNAYTCNILLHKLWKMGRISEAEELLRKMNEKGYGLDTVTCNIIIDGLCDSGELDKAVEIVKGLRVHGSAALGNLGNSYIGLVDDSLIENNCLPDLITYSTLLNGLCKAGRFGEAKNLFAEMIGEKLQPDSVAYNIFIHHFCKQGKISSAFRVLKDMEKKGCHKSLETYNSLILGLGIKNQIFEIHGLMDEMKEKGISPNICTYNTAIKYLCEGGKVEDATNLLDEMMQKNVAPNVFSFKYLIEAFCKVPDFDMAHEVFETAVSICGQKEVLYSLMFNELLAAGQLLKSTELLEAVLDRGFELGNFLYKDLIETLCKKDELEVASGILHKMIDKGYGFDPAALMPVIDGLGKMGNKKEADNFAEKMMEMASVSEVANKVDPNAWDLHQKKHNTHDGNNWQNILHRDDGSGIALKSLSRVKKGWGQGDISSFQPQRVDYLDYWEDDG
- the LOC104748783 gene encoding pentatricopeptide repeat-containing protein At2g17140-like — protein: MSSINKPGIYLYNVLFESCIKERRVEFVSWLYKDMVLCGVAPQTYTFNLLIRALCDSSCVDAARELFDEMPEKGCNPNEFTFGILVRGYCKAGLPDRGLELLNSMGSFGVLPNKVVYNTIVSSFCREGRNDDSEKLVEKMREEGLVPDIVTFNSRISALCKEGKVLDASRIFSDMELDEYLGLPRPNSITYNLMLKGFCKVGLLEDAKTLFESIRENDDLTSLQSYNIWLQGLVRHGKFIEAERVLKQMIDKGIGPSIFSYNILMDGLCKLGMLSDANTVVGVMKRNGVSPDAVTYGCLLHGYCSVGKVDAAKSLLQEMMRNSCLPNAYTCNILLHSLWKMGRISEAEELLRKMNEKGYGLDTVTCNIIIDGLCDSGELDKAVEIVKGLRVHGSAALGNLGNSYIGLVDDSLIENNCLPDLITYSTLLNGLCKAGRFGEAKNLFAEMMGEKLQPDSVAYNIFIHHFSKQGKISSAFRVLKDMEKKGCHKSLETYNSLILGLGIKNQIFEIHGLMDEMKEKGISPNICTYNTAIKYLCXPDIPN